The following coding sequences lie in one Halorarum halophilum genomic window:
- a CDS encoding branched-chain amino acid ABC transporter permease gives MADEVGTSTEQGFGDEGLYERWLAIKDNELTVAVITIVAVAIFPWLFADAPFLGDFLQGYRGLASLILIWGIFAIGFDLLLGYTGLLSFGHAAFWGGGAYVAGIFSAEVSGLPLLVVLAGTVFAVLFAWVLGFLSLRRGGIYFSILTLAFAQMLYYMAAAPLSSFTNGENGFTSVNVEPLFGAIDLGAHVFWPASILLGEMLYVFIAAFFVLAVMGAYRILNSPYGIVLNAIRENEQRAEFVGLNVWRYKLMAFIISGAFAGVAGSLFTIHGNYVPLQSLYWTESGEIVIITVLGGAGSLFGPILGAGLYLYVANVVSGFGTIGTLWHLILGIIFVGVIWLFPRGIWGIVSDVRDLIGDRMGGDR, from the coding sequence ATGGCCGACGAAGTCGGAACGTCCACGGAGCAGGGGTTCGGCGACGAGGGACTGTACGAGCGCTGGCTGGCGATCAAGGACAACGAGCTCACGGTCGCCGTCATCACCATCGTGGCGGTCGCGATCTTCCCGTGGCTGTTCGCCGACGCACCGTTCCTCGGGGACTTCCTGCAGGGGTACCGCGGCCTGGCGTCGCTCATCCTCATCTGGGGGATCTTCGCCATCGGCTTCGACCTCCTGCTGGGGTACACCGGCCTGCTGTCGTTCGGACACGCGGCCTTCTGGGGCGGTGGCGCCTACGTGGCCGGCATCTTCAGCGCCGAGGTCTCGGGGCTCCCGCTGCTCGTCGTGCTGGCGGGCACGGTGTTCGCGGTCCTGTTCGCGTGGGTGCTCGGATTCCTCTCGCTGAGGCGGGGTGGCATCTACTTCTCCATCCTGACGCTCGCGTTCGCCCAGATGCTGTACTACATGGCGGCCGCGCCGCTGTCCTCGTTCACGAACGGGGAGAACGGGTTCACGAGCGTGAACGTCGAACCGCTGTTCGGCGCCATCGACCTCGGCGCGCACGTGTTCTGGCCGGCCTCGATACTGCTCGGCGAGATGCTGTACGTGTTCATCGCGGCGTTCTTCGTGCTGGCCGTGATGGGCGCCTACCGGATCCTCAACTCGCCGTACGGCATCGTCCTCAACGCCATCCGCGAGAACGAGCAGCGCGCGGAGTTCGTCGGGCTGAACGTCTGGCGCTACAAGCTGATGGCGTTCATCATCTCCGGCGCGTTCGCCGGGGTCGCCGGCAGCCTGTTCACCATCCACGGCAACTACGTGCCGCTCCAGTCGCTGTACTGGACCGAGAGCGGCGAGATCGTCATCATCACCGTGCTGGGCGGTGCCGGCTCGCTGTTCGGGCCGATCCTCGGGGCGGGGCTGTACCTCTACGTCGCGAACGTGGTCAGTGGCTTCGGGACCATCGGGACGCTGTGGCACCTCATCCTCGGGATCATCTTCGTCGGCGTCATCTGGCTGTTCCCCCGGGGTATCTGGGGGATCGTCTCGGACGTCCGCGACCTGATCGGCGACCGCATGGGGGGTGATCGCTGA
- a CDS encoding ABC transporter ATP-binding protein: MALLELDGLVKEFGGLVATDDVNFDVEQGERVSIIGPNGAGKSTLINLITRRLEPTRGDIRFKGESILGKKPHEVVQRGISKSFQTASIFPELSVRENAEIAALAAEHGAFRFNFLRHRDRYPAVQDRTRETLEAVGLHGQRDVTAEDLPYGDKRRLEIGIALASEPDLLLMDEPTAGMSPDETSDTVELIERVKEELGLTFILVEHDMEVIFSISDRILVLNRGEIIADGTPSQVQNNAAVQEAYLGGVEL; the protein is encoded by the coding sequence ATGGCGCTCCTCGAACTCGACGGCCTCGTCAAGGAGTTCGGCGGCCTCGTGGCCACGGACGACGTGAACTTCGACGTCGAGCAGGGCGAACGCGTCTCCATCATCGGCCCGAACGGGGCCGGGAAGTCGACGCTCATCAACCTCATCACCCGTCGGCTCGAGCCGACGCGCGGCGACATCCGGTTCAAGGGCGAGTCGATCCTCGGGAAGAAGCCCCACGAGGTGGTCCAGCGCGGCATCAGCAAGTCGTTCCAGACCGCCTCCATCTTCCCGGAGCTCAGCGTCCGGGAGAACGCGGAGATCGCCGCGCTCGCGGCCGAGCACGGCGCGTTCCGGTTCAACTTCCTGCGCCACCGGGACCGCTACCCGGCGGTCCAGGACCGGACGCGCGAGACGCTCGAGGCGGTGGGTCTCCACGGTCAGCGTGACGTGACCGCGGAGGACCTCCCGTACGGCGACAAGCGCCGCCTCGAGATCGGCATCGCGCTGGCGAGCGAACCCGACCTCCTCCTGATGGACGAGCCGACCGCCGGGATGTCGCCCGACGAGACGAGCGACACTGTCGAACTCATCGAGAGGGTCAAGGAGGAACTCGGACTCACGTTCATCCTCGTCGAACACGACATGGAAGTCATCTTCAGCATCTCCGACCGCATCCTCGTGTTGAATCGGGGCGAGATCATCGCCGACGGCACGCCCTCGCAGGTCCAGAACAACGCCGCCGTCCAGGAGGCGTACCTCGGGGGGGTGGAGCTGTGA
- a CDS encoding ABC transporter ATP-binding protein translates to MEDVDAYYGQSHILRDLSMHVKEGEVCTLLGRNGAGKTTTLRCIAGARPPDVRDGRIRFRDDDITAAPTEDISSMGIGLVPEERRIFPNLSVEENLHLADVARNWSNSVRRSVTMGEGGMTTEEVYEEFPRLEERADQRAGTLSGGEQQMLAIARALKQHTDLLMLDEPYEGLAPQIIRSVESAIQRIADSGKTILLVEQNAVAAMNIADRAYVLDQGEVVFAGGAEELRADEETREQYLGV, encoded by the coding sequence CTGGAGGACGTCGACGCCTACTACGGCCAGAGCCACATCCTGCGCGACCTCTCCATGCACGTGAAGGAGGGCGAGGTGTGCACGCTGCTCGGGCGCAACGGCGCCGGGAAGACGACGACGCTCCGCTGCATCGCGGGCGCCCGCCCGCCGGACGTCCGCGACGGCCGGATCCGCTTCCGCGACGACGACATCACGGCCGCGCCCACCGAGGACATCTCCTCGATGGGCATCGGCCTGGTGCCCGAGGAGCGGCGCATCTTCCCGAACCTCTCCGTCGAGGAGAACCTCCACCTCGCGGACGTGGCACGCAACTGGTCGAACAGCGTCAGGCGGAGCGTCACGATGGGCGAGGGGGGGATGACCACCGAGGAGGTGTACGAGGAGTTCCCCCGACTCGAGGAGCGGGCCGACCAGCGGGCCGGCACGCTCTCGGGCGGCGAACAGCAGATGCTCGCCATCGCCCGCGCGCTGAAACAGCATACTGACCTGCTGATGCTGGACGAGCCCTACGAGGGGCTCGCCCCGCAGATCATCAGGTCCGTCGAGAGCGCGATCCAGCGCATCGCCGACTCCGGCAAGACCATCCTGCTGGTCGAACAGAACGCCGTCGCCGCGATGAACATCGCGGACCGGGCGTACGTGCTCGACCAGGGCGAGGTCGTCTTCGCGGGCGGCGCCGAGGAGCTCCGCGCCGACGAGGAGACCCGGGAGCAGTACCTCGGCGTATGA
- a CDS encoding thioredoxin family protein has translation MSADPTADVDPESLLDRLVEEGAVDETAEGELVATEAFESTHAVYRDTYLEIGDDEFRGTVTELFGIDESEAAARIEELGVTRAEIAAYLALRSFLDDPPAPVELATMAAMVVEVAPPSPVPDSQTELDDGSYESFLAEHPDAVVFIWKRDCLPCERMKGDLEALLSTVPADYGTAGVDGDAVEAFRAAYDVTSAPTTLVFRDGELADRATGRLRVAGFADLVEGADGAD, from the coding sequence ATGAGCGCGGACCCGACAGCGGACGTCGACCCCGAGTCGCTGCTCGATCGACTCGTCGAGGAGGGCGCCGTCGACGAGACGGCGGAGGGCGAACTCGTCGCGACCGAGGCGTTCGAGTCGACCCACGCGGTGTACAGGGACACCTACCTCGAGATCGGCGACGACGAGTTCCGCGGGACGGTCACGGAGCTGTTCGGCATCGACGAGTCCGAGGCGGCCGCCCGCATCGAGGAGCTCGGCGTGACCCGCGCGGAGATCGCCGCCTACCTCGCGCTCCGATCGTTCCTCGATGACCCCCCCGCTCCCGTCGAACTGGCGACGATGGCCGCCATGGTCGTCGAGGTGGCGCCGCCGTCACCGGTCCCCGACTCCCAGACGGAGCTCGACGACGGGAGCTACGAGTCGTTCCTCGCCGAGCACCCGGACGCCGTGGTGTTCATCTGGAAGCGGGACTGCCTCCCCTGCGAGCGGATGAAGGGCGACCTCGAGGCGCTCCTCTCGACCGTGCCGGCGGACTACGGGACCGCCGGCGTCGACGGCGACGCTGTCGAGGCGTTCCGGGCCGCGTACGACGTGACCTCGGCGCCGACGACGCTGGTGTTCCGTGACGGCGAACTCGCCGACCGCGCGACGGGTCGCCTGCGGGTCGCGGGCTTCGCCGACCTCGTCGAGGGCGCCGACGGCGCGGACTGA
- a CDS encoding helix-turn-helix domain-containing protein → MATEATFTVPSDEFPLGTIFNQLPGAMVKLERIVPGTDVVIPYFWVRGSHSDDIVAAFSDHPGVQNIHQIDSVEDEYLMRAEWVTEYEGVLSTLGETRVPLIEAVGTDDQWTFDIRGDDRSDIAAFQSRCIELDIPITLSALHALTPVETATEAALTDAQQEALVLAYERGYFDSPREVTMEDLGDELGISQQAIASRLRRGTNRILGSTLSALEA, encoded by the coding sequence ATGGCAACAGAGGCGACGTTTACCGTTCCTTCCGACGAATTTCCTCTCGGAACCATATTCAACCAACTACCGGGAGCCATGGTCAAATTGGAGCGAATCGTTCCGGGCACCGACGTTGTGATTCCGTACTTCTGGGTTCGTGGAAGTCACTCGGACGACATCGTCGCAGCGTTCAGTGACCATCCGGGCGTACAGAACATTCACCAGATCGATTCCGTCGAAGATGAGTATCTCATGCGTGCCGAGTGGGTCACGGAATACGAAGGAGTTCTGAGTACGCTGGGTGAGACACGAGTTCCGTTGATCGAAGCCGTCGGGACGGACGACCAGTGGACGTTCGACATACGCGGTGACGACCGAAGCGACATCGCCGCGTTCCAGAGCCGCTGCATCGAGCTGGACATTCCGATCACGCTCTCGGCGCTACACGCCCTGACGCCGGTCGAAACCGCGACCGAAGCGGCACTCACCGATGCACAACAGGAAGCGTTGGTCCTGGCCTACGAGCGAGGGTATTTCGATTCACCACGGGAGGTGACGATGGAAGACCTCGGCGACGAACTCGGCATCTCACAGCAGGCGATCGCCTCCCGACTCAGGCGTGGCACCAATCGAATCCTTGGAAGTACCCTCTCCGCGCTGGAAGCTTGA
- a CDS encoding sensor histidine kinase: MDRLRNVLGPAEERIPRYVLALGALLTLLLVGEFLSLLVRGTDEVYQPEFLIGVVSAVPFIVGITYGGYWLRRSTLSPDRYPRIGRWCAGGLVVFLLINLALIAVMGGGSLPLVVGWIRWAVSLGAGVGLLVGIVEARAIQEALAAERAALRAENLESQRDLLDYLNSILRHEVLNSAAIIGGYASLLQEEHDEDEQEWRYARTIDRQAADMTKVIRDVRVLLSTTSGGENLERMDLARVLRDEVRKLHDRYRVVEVETSIPDDAAVAADDLLPRVFANVLSNAVEHNDATTPRVTVTVEPGPETVVVEIADNGPGIPEEDVDTLFDRTEATGGTHGMGLYLVGRILDRYDGSIELASTGADGSTFVIELPRASEESDGHHPAEGTAPSLPNERSERG; encoded by the coding sequence ATGGATCGACTCCGGAACGTCCTGGGACCGGCCGAGGAGCGCATCCCGCGCTACGTTCTGGCACTGGGAGCCCTCCTCACGCTCCTGCTCGTGGGGGAGTTCCTCTCGCTCCTCGTCCGCGGGACGGACGAAGTCTACCAGCCGGAGTTCCTGATCGGGGTGGTCAGCGCCGTCCCGTTCATCGTCGGAATCACGTACGGCGGATACTGGCTGCGACGCTCGACGCTCTCCCCGGACCGCTACCCGCGCATCGGGAGGTGGTGTGCCGGCGGCCTGGTCGTCTTCCTCCTCATCAACCTCGCGCTGATCGCCGTTATGGGCGGCGGTTCGCTGCCACTGGTTGTCGGATGGATCCGCTGGGCCGTGAGCCTCGGCGCCGGCGTCGGCCTGCTCGTCGGCATCGTGGAGGCCCGCGCCATCCAGGAGGCGCTCGCCGCCGAACGCGCCGCTCTCCGGGCGGAGAACCTCGAGAGCCAGCGCGACCTGCTCGACTACCTCAACAGCATCCTCCGTCACGAAGTGTTGAACTCCGCGGCCATCATCGGCGGGTACGCGTCGCTGCTCCAGGAGGAACACGACGAAGACGAGCAGGAGTGGCGGTACGCGCGGACCATCGACCGCCAGGCGGCGGACATGACGAAGGTCATCCGGGACGTCCGCGTGCTCCTCTCGACCACCAGCGGCGGTGAGAACCTCGAACGGATGGACCTCGCTCGGGTCCTGCGGGACGAGGTGCGAAAGCTCCACGACAGGTACCGGGTCGTCGAGGTCGAGACCTCGATCCCCGACGACGCGGCCGTCGCGGCCGACGACCTGCTCCCCCGCGTGTTCGCCAACGTCCTCTCGAACGCGGTCGAGCACAACGACGCGACGACCCCGCGGGTGACCGTGACCGTCGAACCCGGTCCCGAAACGGTCGTCGTCGAGATCGCGGACAACGGCCCGGGAATCCCCGAAGAGGACGTCGACACCCTGTTCGACCGAACCGAAGCCACGGGAGGGACCCATGGGATGGGGCTGTACCTCGTCGGGAGGATCCTCGACCGGTACGACGGATCGATCGAACTCGCGTCGACGGGGGCGGACGGGAGCACGTTCGTGATCGAACTCCCTCGCGCGTCCGAGGAGTCCGACGGTCACCACCCTGCCGAAGGGACAGCACCGTCGCTCCCGAACGAGCGGAGTGAGAGAGGGTGA
- a CDS encoding universal stress protein: MYHVVLAVDENEERAESAAREVANLPGDPDEKRVTLVHVFQDNPSGASATQVASVRAAEDVLDAAGLDVEISEASGDPADVILDVAAEAGADLLVVGGRKRSPAGKALFGSVTQSVILNADRPVMVAGVVRQA; this comes from the coding sequence ATGTACCACGTCGTACTCGCGGTCGACGAGAACGAGGAGCGCGCGGAGTCGGCCGCCCGGGAGGTCGCGAACCTCCCCGGCGACCCCGACGAGAAGCGGGTGACGCTCGTCCACGTGTTCCAGGACAACCCCAGCGGCGCCTCGGCGACGCAGGTGGCGTCCGTGCGGGCGGCAGAAGACGTGCTCGATGCGGCGGGACTCGACGTGGAGATCAGCGAGGCGAGCGGCGATCCCGCGGACGTCATCCTCGACGTCGCGGCGGAGGCGGGGGCGGACCTCCTCGTCGTCGGCGGGCGCAAGCGCTCCCCGGCCGGCAAGGCGCTGTTCGGCAGCGTCACCCAGTCGGTCATCCTCAACGCCGACCGGCCGGTCATGGTTGCCGGCGTGGTCAGGCAAGCCTAG
- a CDS encoding DUF7520 family protein, with the protein MTEPRDGAGTRAATQGARLVLVLYVLLVGVGGAGGALVAVFVDDLSSPALFGLFPMPVSVPGFAAYGAITVAVVLGVPLLLVVYVSRRIEDPHATERR; encoded by the coding sequence ATGACCGAACCGCGCGACGGAGCCGGCACGCGGGCCGCAACGCAGGGGGCGCGACTCGTGCTGGTGCTGTACGTCCTGCTCGTCGGCGTTGGGGGCGCCGGGGGCGCGCTCGTCGCCGTGTTCGTCGACGATCTCTCCTCGCCGGCGCTGTTCGGGCTGTTCCCGATGCCGGTCTCCGTGCCCGGATTCGCCGCCTACGGCGCGATCACGGTCGCCGTCGTCCTCGGCGTCCCGCTGCTGCTCGTCGTCTACGTCTCCCGGCGAATCGAGGACCCCCACGCGACGGAGCGGCGCTGA
- a CDS encoding right-handed parallel beta-helix repeat-containing protein has product MQTSRQVLSVVMAVALVASAGVVVGARQAAAEPTEIDSCTVIDESGEYVLTRDVARNGTAGDAPMPCIEIRASDVTLDGDGYAVRTDGDTSDAERTGISVGANSTLHNVSLRDVTVGGEGGDNVRYEGVVGGQLVNVTSSESGGTTSGVVVADSRAVRIRNSTFSTDSSFGNGIVLSRSEGVSVVNNTFTDVSTEGGISLDRTNESTIRGNEFDGGPAVKVESGSDNLVAGNSVDARSSFEGVIQVGGHDNVVRDNSIDALEDGIQVRGDNNTIEGNHVEAYPIAVELSGTNHTVTNNDLWAGDVSSYEGGAVFVEGGGHEIAHNRLGFGHGVSISDPTATISIHHNYIDAFYDVKVVEHDEQRLCGPDSKGADAVELHYNTFEPWDRLGAANGVWNDGANGTLDATHNYWGTANGPADLTGANVSDPVTGEPADGSGSSVSEGVRFDPWLDRPANGTRSSESSD; this is encoded by the coding sequence ATGCAGACGAGCAGACAGGTGCTGTCGGTGGTGATGGCCGTCGCGCTCGTCGCGTCGGCTGGGGTAGTCGTGGGCGCACGACAGGCCGCCGCCGAACCGACGGAGATCGATTCGTGTACAGTCATCGACGAGTCCGGTGAGTACGTCCTGACGCGGGACGTCGCCCGCAACGGGACGGCAGGGGACGCGCCGATGCCGTGCATCGAGATCCGCGCGAGCGACGTCACCCTGGACGGCGACGGGTACGCCGTTCGGACGGACGGGGACACCTCCGACGCGGAGCGAACCGGCATCAGCGTCGGGGCGAACTCGACGCTCCATAACGTCAGCCTCCGCGACGTGACGGTCGGCGGCGAGGGCGGGGACAACGTCCGCTACGAGGGCGTGGTCGGGGGACAGCTCGTGAACGTGACGAGTTCCGAATCGGGAGGGACGACCAGCGGCGTCGTCGTGGCCGATTCGCGAGCGGTCCGGATTCGAAACAGCACGTTCTCCACTGACAGTTCGTTCGGGAACGGGATCGTTCTCAGCCGGTCCGAGGGAGTTTCCGTCGTGAACAACACGTTCACGGACGTGTCCACCGAGGGCGGAATCAGCCTGGATCGGACGAATGAATCCACGATACGCGGAAACGAGTTCGACGGAGGGCCCGCAGTGAAGGTCGAGAGCGGGTCGGACAACCTCGTGGCGGGGAACAGTGTCGACGCTCGGTCGTCGTTCGAAGGCGTCATCCAGGTCGGTGGGCACGACAACGTCGTCCGCGACAACTCGATCGACGCGCTCGAGGACGGCATACAGGTCCGGGGGGACAACAATACGATCGAGGGGAACCACGTCGAGGCCTATCCCATCGCAGTCGAACTCAGCGGGACCAATCACACCGTCACGAACAACGACCTCTGGGCCGGCGACGTGTCCTCCTACGAGGGCGGCGCCGTCTTCGTCGAGGGGGGCGGCCACGAGATCGCCCACAACCGGCTCGGATTCGGGCACGGCGTCTCGATCAGCGACCCGACCGCCACCATCTCGATCCACCACAACTACATCGATGCCTTCTACGATGTCAAGGTGGTCGAACACGACGAACAGCGCCTCTGCGGCCCGGACTCGAAGGGGGCAGACGCCGTCGAACTCCACTACAACACGTTCGAACCATGGGACCGACTCGGTGCCGCCAACGGCGTCTGGAACGACGGCGCGAACGGCACCCTCGACGCGACGCATAACTACTGGGGCACGGCCAACGGCCCGGCAGACCTCACCGGCGCGAACGTGTCCGATCCGGTCACCGGAGAACCCGCTGACGGGAGCGGAAGCAGCGTCTCCGAGGGCGTCCGCTTCGACCCGTGGCTCGACCGGCCGGCCAACGGGACCCGATCGTCCGAATCGAGCGACTGA
- a CDS encoding cbb3-type cytochrome c oxidase subunit I, which produces MGLFLVGVAAFLARVEDWRSYTPLGAGGGVGESGYAHREKPAGLIRWLTTVDHKDIGLLYGLYGVIAFVVGGLMAMLMRAELSTPDIALLGAPTFYNSLMTSHGITMLFLFGTPIIAAFANYLIPLIIGADDMAFPRINAIAFWLLPPGALLIWAGFFPLPEVIPAQTAWTMYTPLSAGVGNGNQANVGVDLMLLGLHLTGVSATMGAVNFIATIFTERGERVTWANLDIFSWTILTQSGLILFAFPLLGSALVMLLLDRNFGTTFFAVGGGDPILWQHLFWFFGHPEVYILVLPPMGIVSYVLPRFAGRKLFGFKFVVYSTLAIGVLSFGVWAHHMFATGIDPRLRASFMAVSLAIAIPSAVKTFNWITTMWNGKVRLTAPMLFCIGFVSNFIIGGVTGVFLASVPVDLVLHDTYYVVGHFHYIVMGAIAFAGFAGIYYWFPLVTGRWYQRSLAKAHFWLFMIGTNITFFAMVLLGYGGMPRRYATYLPQFATLHQLATVGAALLFVGGLIWAYNLVVSWLEGARVQSGDPWRLEEQNLNTAEWDWFDRKRRTAIVDGGREEEPDDLRTDGGGDEN; this is translated from the coding sequence ATGGGCCTGTTCCTCGTGGGCGTGGCCGCCTTCCTCGCCCGGGTCGAGGACTGGCGGTCCTACACCCCGCTGGGGGCCGGCGGGGGCGTCGGTGAGTCCGGCTACGCGCACCGCGAGAAGCCCGCCGGCCTCATCCGATGGCTCACGACCGTCGACCACAAGGACATCGGCCTCCTGTACGGCCTGTACGGCGTCATCGCGTTCGTCGTCGGCGGACTGATGGCGATGCTCATGCGCGCGGAGCTCAGCACGCCCGACATCGCCCTCCTCGGCGCGCCGACGTTCTACAACTCGCTGATGACGAGCCACGGCATCACGATGCTGTTCCTGTTCGGGACGCCCATCATCGCGGCGTTCGCGAACTACCTCATCCCGCTGATCATCGGCGCGGACGACATGGCGTTCCCGCGCATCAACGCCATCGCGTTCTGGCTGCTCCCGCCGGGCGCGCTGCTCATCTGGGCGGGCTTCTTCCCGCTTCCCGAGGTCATCCCGGCCCAGACCGCCTGGACGATGTACACGCCGCTCTCGGCCGGCGTCGGCAACGGGAACCAGGCGAACGTCGGCGTCGACCTGATGCTGCTCGGTCTCCACCTGACCGGCGTCTCGGCGACGATGGGCGCGGTCAACTTCATCGCGACCATCTTCACCGAGCGCGGCGAGCGGGTGACTTGGGCGAACCTCGACATCTTCTCGTGGACCATCCTCACGCAGTCGGGGCTCATCCTGTTCGCGTTCCCGCTGCTCGGGAGCGCGCTCGTCATGCTGCTGCTCGACCGGAACTTCGGGACGACGTTCTTCGCGGTCGGCGGCGGCGACCCCATCCTCTGGCAGCACCTGTTCTGGTTCTTCGGCCACCCGGAGGTGTACATCCTCGTCCTGCCCCCGATGGGTATCGTCAGCTACGTGCTGCCCCGGTTCGCCGGGCGGAAGCTGTTCGGCTTCAAGTTCGTCGTCTACTCGACGCTGGCGATCGGGGTGCTCTCGTTCGGCGTCTGGGCCCACCACATGTTCGCGACGGGCATCGACCCGCGCCTGCGCGCGAGCTTCATGGCCGTCTCGCTCGCAATCGCCATCCCGAGCGCGGTGAAGACGTTCAACTGGATCACGACGATGTGGAACGGGAAGGTCCGGCTCACCGCGCCGATGCTGTTCTGCATCGGCTTCGTCTCCAACTTCATCATCGGCGGCGTCACCGGCGTGTTCCTCGCGTCGGTCCCCGTCGACCTCGTGCTCCACGACACGTACTACGTCGTCGGCCACTTCCACTACATCGTGATGGGCGCCATCGCGTTCGCCGGCTTCGCCGGGATCTACTACTGGTTCCCGCTCGTCACCGGCCGGTGGTACCAGCGCAGCCTCGCGAAGGCGCACTTCTGGCTGTTCATGATCGGCACCAACATCACGTTCTTCGCGATGGTGCTGCTCGGCTACGGCGGCATGCCGCGCCGGTACGCGACGTACCTGCCCCAGTTCGCCACGCTCCACCAGCTCGCCACGGTGGGCGCGGCGCTGCTGTTCGTCGGCGGGCTCATCTGGGCGTACAACCTGGTCGTCTCCTGGCTCGAGGGGGCGCGCGTCCAGAGCGGCGACCCGTGGAGGCTCGAGGAGCAGAACCTCAACACCGCCGAGTGGGACTGGTTCGACCGCAAGCGCCGGACGGCGATCGTCGACGGCGGCCGCGAGGAGGAGCCTGACGACCTCCGCACCGACGGCGGCGGCGACGAGAACTGA
- a CDS encoding DUF6684 family protein, with protein MTTIFDRDTLLDLTVNVIPLGIILFFGVGYVIFNPWRELGLFGDLIMIGLHAVPFIGLAILTYVSGKAIAGDEKRSEVYFQGQAAVEDSRTREEIEADLHGEEEAERTDDGAREEGADVEGGDEREEEPTPEIAAGDDETGNP; from the coding sequence ATGACAACCATCTTCGACAGGGACACCCTGCTGGACCTGACGGTCAACGTCATCCCGCTGGGGATCATCCTGTTCTTCGGCGTCGGGTATGTCATCTTCAACCCGTGGCGGGAACTCGGGCTGTTCGGGGACCTCATCATGATCGGTCTGCACGCGGTCCCGTTCATCGGCCTCGCCATCCTGACGTACGTCTCCGGGAAGGCGATCGCCGGCGACGAGAAGCGCTCGGAGGTGTACTTCCAGGGCCAGGCCGCCGTGGAGGACTCGAGGACGAGGGAGGAAATCGAGGCGGACCTCCACGGCGAAGAGGAGGCTGAGCGGACCGACGACGGGGCGCGTGAGGAGGGAGCGGACGTCGAGGGCGGCGACGAGCGCGAGGAGGAGCCGACCCCCGAGATAGCCGCCGGGGACGACGAAACCGGCAACCCCTGA
- a CDS encoding DUF7541 family protein, which translates to MDENPGLSDQYRMASPWPLFVALGLPIAELGLLFGIIPLAVGGVILFGGSIAGMLGESGYVETPWRALGVIALLAVVLGGALVYVDPMTPAPLSLRGYATVGAGLFMLLAGIAGELFAREAGVPA; encoded by the coding sequence ATGGACGAGAACCCCGGGCTGAGCGACCAGTACCGGATGGCCAGCCCGTGGCCGCTGTTCGTCGCGCTCGGACTCCCGATCGCCGAGCTCGGACTGCTGTTCGGCATCATCCCGCTCGCGGTCGGCGGGGTCATCCTCTTCGGCGGCAGCATCGCCGGGATGCTCGGGGAGTCGGGCTACGTGGAGACACCCTGGCGGGCGCTCGGCGTCATCGCGCTGCTCGCGGTCGTTCTCGGCGGCGCCCTCGTGTACGTCGACCCGATGACACCCGCCCCGCTGTCCCTCCGCGGGTACGCCACCGTCGGCGCCGGGCTGTTCATGCTGCTGGCGGGGATCGCCGGCGAACTGTTCGCCCGCGAGGCCGGCGTCCCCGCGTAG
- a CDS encoding VNG_1110C family protein, with translation MPDPSRLRDSTQIVLPCDALDPVRADVEAEFTVTVFHESDAECRIIGSPVEIKEVSNYLTRHGVTLP, from the coding sequence ATGCCGGATCCATCGCGTCTCCGTGACAGCACGCAGATCGTCCTCCCATGTGACGCGCTCGACCCCGTTCGTGCCGACGTGGAAGCGGAGTTTACGGTCACGGTGTTCCACGAGAGCGACGCGGAGTGCCGCATCATCGGCAGCCCCGTCGAGATCAAGGAGGTCTCGAACTACCTCACTCGCCACGGCGTCACGCTCCCCTGA